One segment of Streptosporangium brasiliense DNA contains the following:
- a CDS encoding TetR/AcrR family transcriptional regulator C-terminal domain-containing protein, translating to MLTKEQIVRAAVEVLDAEGVNGLNIRRLGTQLGSAASAMYYHVKSKDKLVVLAADHVFAEIPLPDTAGVGWQEAAASLARGAYVMVVRHYWLIPAMSTHLIYGPNKARFDERSLMIYESAGFIQAEADQAAATVLMFVIGAAQGQAAQAAWQAHLRRNGADADKELQGITAEMLAVTQNLPRLRARIDSAAITPPGDPFEFGLHTLLAGLESRIHSPTSSAP from the coding sequence ATGCTGACCAAGGAGCAGATCGTCCGGGCAGCCGTCGAGGTACTCGACGCCGAAGGCGTGAACGGGCTGAACATCCGCCGTCTGGGCACGCAGCTCGGGTCGGCCGCGTCGGCGATGTACTACCACGTCAAGAGCAAGGACAAGCTGGTAGTCCTCGCGGCCGACCATGTGTTCGCCGAGATCCCGCTGCCCGACACCGCCGGAGTCGGGTGGCAGGAAGCCGCCGCGTCGCTGGCGCGTGGAGCGTATGTCATGGTCGTGCGGCACTACTGGTTGATCCCGGCGATGAGCACGCACCTCATCTACGGCCCCAACAAGGCCCGCTTCGACGAACGATCTCTGATGATCTACGAGTCGGCGGGGTTCATCCAAGCCGAGGCCGACCAGGCAGCCGCCACCGTGCTCATGTTCGTGATCGGCGCCGCGCAGGGCCAGGCGGCACAAGCGGCCTGGCAGGCGCACCTACGACGGAACGGCGCCGACGCCGACAAAGAGCTCCAAGGGATCACCGCTGAGATGCTCGCGGTCACCCAGAACCTCCCCCGGCTGCGGGCCCGCATCGACTCCGCCGCCATAACCCCGCCCGGGGACCCGTTCGAGTTCGGACTCCACACACTTCTGGCCGGGCTGGAATCGCGCATCCACTCCCCGACATCGTCGGCTCCGTGA
- a CDS encoding alcohol dehydrogenase catalytic domain-containing protein, with protein MTKAVRYDEFGGIEVLRVDEVDRPVPESGQVLVRVKAAGVNPGEAAIRTGAMADIFPSTFPSGQGSDLAGVVAEVGAGVDRFVVGDEVIGFSERRAAQAELVLVDVDNLTPKPDSISLRYLPNWPP; from the coding sequence ATGACAAAGGCAGTCAGATACGACGAGTTCGGTGGAATCGAGGTGTTGCGGGTCGACGAGGTCGACCGGCCAGTGCCCGAGAGCGGGCAGGTCCTCGTGCGGGTCAAGGCCGCAGGCGTCAACCCCGGTGAGGCGGCCATACGCACCGGCGCGATGGCCGACATCTTTCCCTCGACCTTTCCGTCCGGGCAGGGCAGCGACCTCGCCGGAGTTGTCGCCGAGGTCGGCGCCGGAGTCGACCGATTCGTGGTCGGTGACGAGGTGATTGGGTTCTCCGAGCGGCGGGCAGCACAGGCCGAGCTGGTCCTGGTCGACGTCGACAACCTCACACCCAAGCCGGACAGCATCTCGCTGAGGTACTTGCCGAATTGGCCGCCCTGA
- a CDS encoding zinc-binding dehydrogenase, with translation MAALIADGHLEVPIANVYPLTQVGQTYTELERRHTHGKIVLRP, from the coding sequence TTGGCCGCCCTGATCGCCGACGGACACCTCGAAGTCCCGATCGCCAACGTCTACCCGCTGACGCAGGTCGGCCAGACCTACACCGAACTCGAACGCCGACACACCCACGGCAAGATCGTGCTCAGACCCTGA
- a CDS encoding DMT family transporter: MNGRGGRGRLIWQSAGLVVLLASTWLIVEASLRDASTAIVSGGRTGFTVLGLLALTWWSPAGAAPVTKDTRDTGYRWWQVVLLALTGVTAYTVLSTIAISLAGPALPALALSLTPAVVLIAESVLLRTWPAPRTIAGTVIAVAGAAIYAIPRLAGTLGDDVALGSLVALAAMFSMAFYGLYFSRTNRGYQGAMAPRILPIFAVGTIPLAAWAAADVAAGERISWSALGMLVMLGIVIYVPAYLLQHRILLTGGPSYSALLGLAVPPLVGAGSALLQLVGAPAPMQIVGMGLTLAGMALVIRSKLTRTDEDRPARVTLSRPSDA; encoded by the coding sequence GTGAACGGGCGCGGTGGCAGGGGGAGGTTGATCTGGCAGTCCGCCGGGCTGGTCGTCCTGCTGGCCTCGACCTGGCTGATTGTGGAGGCTTCCCTGCGCGACGCGAGCACCGCGATCGTGTCGGGCGGCCGTACCGGTTTCACCGTCCTGGGCCTGCTGGCGCTCACCTGGTGGTCACCCGCCGGCGCCGCACCGGTCACGAAAGACACGCGGGACACCGGGTACCGGTGGTGGCAGGTCGTGCTGCTCGCGCTGACGGGCGTAACCGCGTACACGGTGCTCTCGACCATCGCGATCAGCCTCGCCGGACCGGCGCTGCCCGCGCTGGCCCTCTCCCTCACCCCGGCCGTGGTCCTGATCGCCGAGAGCGTCCTGCTACGCACGTGGCCTGCGCCGCGCACCATCGCCGGAACGGTGATCGCGGTCGCCGGCGCCGCGATCTACGCGATCCCCAGGCTGGCGGGGACGCTGGGCGACGACGTCGCGCTCGGGTCGCTGGTCGCGCTCGCGGCGATGTTCTCCATGGCCTTCTACGGCCTGTACTTCAGCAGGACGAACCGCGGCTACCAGGGGGCGATGGCGCCACGCATCCTGCCGATCTTCGCGGTGGGGACGATCCCGCTCGCCGCGTGGGCGGCGGCGGACGTCGCGGCGGGCGAGCGGATCAGCTGGTCGGCGCTGGGCATGCTCGTCATGCTCGGGATCGTGATCTACGTGCCCGCCTACCTCCTGCAGCACCGCATCCTGCTGACCGGCGGGCCGTCCTACTCCGCCCTGCTCGGCCTCGCCGTACCGCCGCTGGTGGGGGCCGGCTCGGCGCTGTTGCAGCTCGTGGGTGCGCCCGCGCCGATGCAGATCGTCGGCATGGGGCTCACGCTGGCCGGGATGGCTCTCGTCATCCGGAGCAAGCTCACGCGGACGGACGAGGACAGGCCCGCCCGCGTCACGCTGTCGCGGCCTTCAGATGCCTGA
- a CDS encoding NAD(P)-dependent oxidoreductase, with amino-acid sequence MIGIIGASRTGRRVIARLVAAGHQVLLHDPCVNAKESASMKVEGVTLDELCRRSGIRSVHAPDLPETRHPLDPWRLGLIHDGGEDRGARMAGRARDQHQELYTAARMAEGTCAVYETVAR; translated from the coding sequence ATCATCGGTATCATCGGGGCCTCGCGCACAGGGCGCCGCGTGATCGCCCGCCTGGTCGCGGCGGGACATCAGGTACTGCTCCACGATCCCTGCGTGAACGCCAAGGAGTCGGCAAGTATGAAGGTGGAGGGCGTCACCCTCGACGAGTTGTGCCGACGTTCTGGCATCCGCAGCGTGCACGCCCCTGACCTGCCAGAGACCAGGCATCCGCTCGACCCGTGGCGGCTCGGCCTCATTCATGACGGCGGGGAGGATCGTGGCGCAAGGATGGCCGGCCGCGCGCGCGACCAGCACCAGGAGCTGTACACGGCCGCGCGGATGGCGGAAGGCACCTGCGCCGTCTACGAGACCGTCGCGCGGTGA
- a CDS encoding alpha/beta fold hydrolase — protein sequence MNDIVEPNIGAAFRRRRLGHFRDASAFARYRNAYDRAMAELPEPDQIQDVATRFGTVRVYRFGTGDGAPLLLLPGRTASTPMWESNLIGLTAHRPVYTVDLLGEPGLSVQTRAFASAADQADWLAELLARLGLDRVHLVGVSIGGWSAFHLALRAPEKIASVSLLDPASLFGRITWKVVVVSLGSVVPFFPESWRRRLLSWISGGADASDDEPVANLISAGMRDFTAFLPPPTYPTDDQVAGVGVPVLALIAGRSIIHDPRKATLRARRLLARGAVELWPDASHAINGEFPERVNARVLTFVDEIDRAGDTP from the coding sequence GTGAACGACATCGTGGAGCCCAACATCGGAGCCGCGTTCCGCCGACGGCGGCTCGGCCACTTCCGCGACGCGTCCGCCTTCGCGCGCTACCGGAACGCCTACGACCGGGCCATGGCCGAGCTTCCCGAACCCGATCAGATCCAGGACGTGGCGACCCGCTTCGGGACCGTCCGGGTCTATCGCTTCGGCACCGGCGACGGCGCACCGCTTCTCCTGCTGCCAGGCCGCACCGCGTCCACCCCGATGTGGGAGTCGAACCTGATCGGCCTCACCGCCCACCGGCCGGTTTACACGGTCGACCTGCTCGGCGAGCCCGGCCTCTCGGTACAGACCCGGGCGTTCGCGAGCGCGGCCGACCAGGCCGACTGGCTGGCGGAACTACTGGCCCGGCTCGGCCTTGACCGGGTGCACCTCGTCGGAGTGTCCATCGGCGGGTGGAGCGCTTTTCACCTCGCCCTGCGTGCCCCAGAGAAGATCGCCTCAGTGAGCCTGCTCGATCCCGCCAGCCTTTTCGGCCGGATCACCTGGAAGGTCGTCGTCGTCTCGCTGGGCTCGGTGGTGCCGTTCTTCCCCGAGTCGTGGCGCCGGAGGCTGCTGAGCTGGATCTCCGGCGGAGCCGACGCCTCCGACGACGAACCCGTCGCCAACCTGATATCGGCCGGGATGCGGGACTTCACCGCATTCCTGCCGCCACCGACGTACCCCACGGACGACCAGGTGGCCGGAGTCGGCGTGCCGGTGCTCGCCCTGATCGCCGGGCGCAGCATCATCCACGATCCGCGCAAGGCCACCCTGCGTGCCCGCCGCCTGCTCGCCCGTGGCGCCGTCGAACTGTGGCCGGACGCCTCCCACGCCATCAACGGCGAGTTCCCCGAGCGCGTCAACGCCCGGGTCCTCACCTTTGTCGACGAGATCGACCGCGCCGGCGACACGCCGTGA
- a CDS encoding sensor histidine kinase: MEHRVVPWRLPVPAQDVLLALFITVMQVQGTIVRNTGEVVQRPLSDLGNLGYVLLIASGVVVAVRRRWPVPVFVTAALASLVYFGLDFPDGPGWLGLFVALYTLAAYGDGRRSLVIAGVGTSVLAIGWLVAAADIEPRAAIGWVFFRIGASVMSAALGESVRSRQVIAAEAQQRAELAERTREEEARARVDAERLRIAREVHDTVAHAIAIINVQSGVTAHVLDKRPEVAREALRVIEQTSSRALREMRAILGVLRDDDGDDGRVPYPGLGQIDELAAKAREAGLDIKLEEASPAAPLPSAVGSAAYRILQESITNVIRHAGPTRVTVALKAGIDALEIRVTDEGRRAAPGHDSADPRLPARHPSGTGSSAASGRGIVGMRERCRLLGGDLDAGPLAGGGFEVKARLPLTPTGSSL, translated from the coding sequence ATGGAACACCGCGTGGTGCCGTGGCGCCTGCCTGTGCCGGCGCAGGACGTGTTGCTCGCGCTCTTCATCACCGTGATGCAGGTTCAGGGCACGATCGTCCGCAATACCGGCGAGGTGGTACAGCGGCCGCTGAGCGACCTCGGAAACCTGGGATATGTCCTGCTGATCGCCAGTGGCGTGGTCGTGGCCGTCCGCCGCCGATGGCCGGTGCCGGTGTTCGTCACCGCCGCGCTCGCCAGCTTGGTGTACTTCGGCCTCGACTTCCCGGACGGGCCCGGCTGGCTCGGGCTCTTCGTCGCCCTGTACACCCTTGCCGCCTACGGAGACGGGCGCCGGTCGCTGGTGATCGCCGGCGTGGGCACCTCGGTGCTGGCCATCGGCTGGCTGGTCGCCGCGGCCGACATCGAGCCGCGCGCCGCCATCGGCTGGGTGTTCTTCCGGATCGGCGCGTCGGTCATGAGCGCGGCCCTCGGCGAGTCCGTCCGGTCCCGACAGGTCATCGCGGCCGAGGCTCAGCAGCGCGCCGAGTTGGCCGAACGGACTCGCGAGGAGGAGGCGCGGGCGCGTGTGGACGCCGAACGGCTCCGGATCGCGCGCGAGGTCCACGACACCGTCGCGCACGCCATAGCGATCATCAACGTCCAGTCCGGCGTCACCGCGCATGTGCTCGACAAGCGGCCGGAAGTGGCGCGCGAGGCGCTGCGAGTCATCGAGCAGACCAGTTCCCGGGCGCTGCGGGAGATGCGGGCCATCCTCGGGGTACTCCGTGACGACGACGGTGACGACGGGCGGGTGCCGTACCCCGGGCTGGGGCAGATCGACGAACTGGCCGCCAAGGCGCGCGAGGCGGGACTCGACATCAAGCTCGAGGAGGCCTCGCCCGCGGCGCCGTTGCCCAGCGCGGTGGGAAGCGCCGCCTACCGAATCCTTCAGGAATCGATCACCAACGTGATCCGCCACGCCGGCCCGACCCGGGTGACGGTGGCGCTGAAGGCCGGCATCGACGCCTTGGAGATCCGCGTGACCGATGAGGGCCGCCGTGCCGCCCCAGGTCATGACTCCGCGGATCCGCGCCTACCGGCCCGGCATCCGAGCGGCACGGGCAGTTCGGCCGCGTCCGGTCGCGGGATCGTCGGCATGCGCGAGCGCTGCCGGCTGCTGGGCGGAGACCTCGACGCCGGGCCGCTTGCGGGTGGCGGGTTCGAAGTCAAGGCACGACTGCCCCTCACACCGACCGGGTCAAGCCTGTGA
- a CDS encoding monooxygenase, with product MKYRRMTALATCSVAMAMGLTACASDSAESEADAPHAGHGTSSPVASQPLRTGERFLNLTMPESYTPSAPNGGTDDYRCLLIDPHVTKPMFLTGALFQPQNAKIVHHAVVQVVAPEAATQAHAKDAETPGPGWTCFGDTGLGRVAGTYASAWTPNGTETVLKQDVGFPIKPGSLIVVQAHYNLLAADGRTGETDQSSVRLRLTDGTAATKPLRTLPLQAPIELPCASSESGALCDRAASVADVTKRFGDRVGGIAQQLLQLCGNGKPVPGNTQHCDYPIRQPMAVYAALGHMHMLGRSIKVELNPGTARAQTLLDVPNFDFDNQKTQPLPTPVDVKPGDTLRVTCTHDATLRQQIPALRKLPPRYVVWGDGSSDEMCTGFMITSATE from the coding sequence ATGAAGTACCGGCGAATGACTGCCCTGGCAACGTGTTCGGTGGCCATGGCGATGGGGCTCACCGCCTGTGCGTCGGACTCCGCAGAATCTGAGGCGGACGCGCCGCACGCCGGCCATGGCACATCCTCGCCCGTGGCATCGCAGCCGCTGCGAACCGGCGAGCGGTTCCTCAACCTGACCATGCCGGAGTCCTATACCCCGTCCGCTCCCAACGGCGGCACCGATGACTACCGGTGCCTGCTGATCGATCCACACGTAACCAAACCGATGTTCCTGACCGGAGCCCTGTTCCAGCCCCAGAACGCGAAGATCGTGCACCACGCCGTCGTCCAGGTGGTCGCACCCGAGGCCGCAACACAGGCGCACGCCAAGGACGCCGAGACGCCGGGCCCGGGCTGGACCTGTTTCGGCGATACCGGGCTGGGCCGGGTAGCGGGGACCTATGCCAGCGCCTGGACCCCCAACGGCACGGAGACCGTCCTCAAGCAGGATGTCGGCTTCCCCATCAAGCCCGGCAGCCTGATAGTCGTTCAGGCCCATTACAACCTGCTGGCCGCCGACGGCCGCACGGGCGAAACGGACCAGTCCAGCGTCCGGTTGCGACTGACCGACGGCACAGCGGCCACCAAACCGCTACGCACTCTCCCCCTGCAGGCACCGATCGAACTGCCCTGCGCCAGCAGTGAGTCCGGTGCGCTGTGCGACCGCGCCGCGTCGGTCGCGGATGTCACCAAGCGCTTCGGTGACAGAGTCGGGGGTATTGCGCAGCAACTGCTGCAACTCTGCGGCAACGGCAAGCCAGTCCCCGGCAACACCCAGCACTGCGACTATCCGATACGACAGCCCATGGCGGTGTACGCGGCATTGGGACACATGCACATGCTCGGACGCTCGATCAAGGTCGAACTCAATCCCGGCACCGCCCGGGCCCAGACCTTGCTCGACGTCCCCAACTTCGACTTCGACAATCAGAAAACCCAGCCATTGCCCACCCCTGTCGACGTCAAGCCAGGAGACACGCTGCGGGTCACCTGTACCCACGACGCCACCCTGCGGCAGCAAATACCGGCGCTGCGCAAGCTCCCACCGCGATACGTGGTGTGGGGCGACGGCTCAAGCGACGAAATGTGCACCGGCTTCATGATCACCTCAGCTACTGAATGA
- a CDS encoding Rieske 2Fe-2S domain-containing protein, which translates to MMHWDFPIQPPRWALLPLRAFLGGTLVYAGLSKLFDPHYLDDTAPLGVHAQMLAAAEISPIGPLVTLVADHSIVTGLTIAFGEIAVGLGAILGLFTRLAALGGVLLSVSFFLTVSWTTRPYYYGADIVFAFAWTPLLIMGDAGALSLSAWLRAKVRHKLGLPMRSMPDESMAVQNDVKRRTMLRGGLIAAATTAVGVAAGSALALTRRPVVSSRDSASLGVGSGPVIAAAADIAVGSSKSFTAPNGAPAYLLRPAPDTFLAFNATCTHQGCPISYIGPGFRCPCHGSTFDENGQVTGGPARAPLIEIPVKVIDGQVTTT; encoded by the coding sequence ATGATGCACTGGGATTTCCCGATACAGCCACCGCGCTGGGCACTGCTGCCGCTCCGCGCCTTTCTCGGTGGCACCCTTGTGTACGCCGGTCTTTCCAAGCTCTTCGACCCGCACTACTTGGATGACACCGCGCCGCTTGGAGTCCACGCCCAGATGCTGGCCGCCGCCGAGATCTCCCCGATCGGCCCACTGGTAACGCTGGTCGCCGACCACTCGATCGTCACAGGCCTGACGATCGCCTTCGGGGAGATCGCGGTCGGACTCGGTGCCATCCTCGGACTGTTCACCCGGCTCGCCGCCCTCGGCGGCGTCCTCCTATCGGTCAGCTTCTTCCTGACGGTGAGCTGGACGACCCGTCCGTACTATTACGGGGCCGACATTGTTTTCGCCTTCGCTTGGACCCCGCTGCTGATAATGGGCGACGCCGGGGCGTTGTCATTGAGCGCCTGGCTGCGTGCAAAGGTGCGTCACAAGCTCGGTCTGCCGATGCGCAGCATGCCGGACGAAAGTATGGCCGTACAGAACGACGTCAAGCGACGTACCATGCTGCGGGGCGGTCTGATCGCGGCAGCGACGACCGCTGTGGGAGTGGCCGCGGGGAGCGCGCTGGCACTCACACGGCGCCCCGTGGTCTCGTCGAGAGACTCAGCAAGCCTAGGGGTCGGGAGCGGGCCGGTGATCGCTGCCGCCGCCGACATCGCCGTCGGATCGTCGAAGAGCTTCACCGCGCCAAACGGGGCACCTGCCTATCTCCTGCGCCCAGCCCCGGACACGTTCCTGGCGTTCAACGCCACCTGCACCCATCAGGGTTGCCCAATCTCCTACATCGGACCCGGGTTTCGTTGCCCTTGCCACGGCTCCACCTTCGATGAGAACGGACAGGTGACCGGAGGGCCTGCACGCGCACCGCTGATCGAAATCCCAGTAAAGGTCATCGACGGCCAGGTCACGACTACCTGA
- a CDS encoding TetR/AcrR family transcriptional regulator, with product MPKQVDHAARRAEIAHAALRLCARDGLAGVSIGGVAQEAGVSKGLVQHYFAAKADLLRASAHLLRQEIERHVRAALRDADSPADTLRRALLAVVELGARAPVLLLAGHAFLARAVADPDVRGLYRAGGDAVHREIAALVAATAPEPGVDAGAEAHVLLGLARGLADGVLVGELDVAEAVAVLDHQLGRIGLPADLG from the coding sequence GTGCCGAAGCAGGTTGACCACGCGGCGCGGCGGGCGGAGATCGCCCATGCCGCACTCAGGTTGTGTGCTCGGGACGGCCTGGCCGGTGTGAGCATCGGGGGGGTCGCCCAGGAGGCCGGCGTCTCCAAGGGGCTCGTGCAGCACTATTTCGCGGCGAAGGCCGACCTGCTGCGCGCGAGCGCACATCTGCTCAGGCAGGAGATCGAACGCCATGTTCGCGCGGCGCTGCGGGACGCCGACAGCCCGGCCGACACGCTGCGGCGCGCGCTGCTCGCCGTCGTCGAGCTGGGCGCGCGCGCTCCCGTGCTCCTGCTCGCCGGGCATGCGTTTCTGGCCAGGGCCGTCGCCGACCCTGATGTACGCGGGCTGTACCGCGCGGGAGGCGACGCGGTCCATCGCGAGATCGCCGCGCTCGTGGCCGCCACCGCTCCGGAACCCGGCGTCGATGCCGGCGCCGAGGCCCACGTGCTTCTCGGGCTCGCGCGCGGCCTGGCCGACGGTGTGCTGGTCGGGGAACTGGACGTCGCGGAGGCGGTCGCGGTCCTCGACCACCAGCTCGGCCGGATCGGCTTGCCGGCGGACCTGGGATGA
- a CDS encoding DUF4158 domain-containing protein — MPVEFLTDEQAAAYGRFTRVPTQAELERFFFLDDADRKLIAKRRGEHNRLGFALQLVTVRYLGRFLPGPVEIPVAVIDYVAERLGIVDASCVKRYAQRAETHREHAGQIQDAHGLRDFSEAAAELKA; from the coding sequence GTGCCCGTTGAGTTCCTCACTGATGAACAGGCTGCGGCCTACGGCAGGTTCACCCGTGTGCCCACCCAGGCGGAGCTGGAGCGCTTCTTCTTCCTCGACGACGCCGACCGGAAGCTGATCGCCAAGCGGCGTGGGGAGCACAACCGGCTCGGGTTCGCGTTACAGCTGGTGACAGTGCGCTATCTCGGCAGGTTCCTGCCCGGTCCGGTGGAAATCCCGGTCGCGGTCATCGACTATGTCGCCGAGCGGTTGGGGATCGTGGACGCTTCCTGCGTCAAGCGGTACGCCCAGCGGGCCGAGACCCACCGGGAGCACGCCGGGCAGATCCAGGACGCGCACGGGCTGAGGGACTTCAGCGAGGCGGCGGCCGAGCTCAAGGCGTGA
- a CDS encoding phosphatase PAP2 family protein, with amino-acid sequence MSPPEVDAGRLSRLAARARSAVLVGREDGRPAPLVEVAGLLLVILTFSRLHAAAGKDVAAAATANAHTVQSIERALHLDIELGANRWLTDHPALIMPAVYYYRLYYIVIIGVLVWVFVRHAESYAKVRRTLVVMALLVLPVFWALPMSPPRFALPGIADVIAEYDILGSGHATRDVNSGRNLFSAMPSMHVGWSLWCGYAGWSALRGSRPRLALLPWAFPLGMAVVVLVTGNHYVLDIAGSVALLVVSIAVVSALGRLAKRRRTAAGRSREPVPLHPAGNQAHQTTAE; translated from the coding sequence GTGAGCCCGCCCGAGGTGGATGCCGGCCGGTTGTCGCGCCTGGCCGCCCGTGCCCGGTCAGCCGTACTGGTCGGAAGAGAGGACGGGCGCCCCGCCCCGCTCGTCGAAGTGGCCGGTCTGCTGCTCGTGATCCTGACCTTCTCGCGGCTGCATGCCGCCGCCGGGAAGGACGTCGCGGCGGCCGCCACCGCCAACGCACATACCGTGCAATCCATCGAGCGCGCCCTCCACCTGGACATCGAGTTGGGGGCGAATCGGTGGCTGACCGACCATCCGGCCCTGATCATGCCGGCGGTGTACTACTACCGCCTGTACTACATCGTGATCATCGGTGTGTTGGTGTGGGTCTTCGTCCGGCACGCCGAGTCCTACGCCAAGGTCCGCCGGACCCTCGTCGTGATGGCCCTTCTCGTCCTCCCCGTCTTCTGGGCGCTGCCCATGTCGCCCCCGCGGTTCGCCCTACCGGGCATCGCGGACGTCATCGCCGAGTACGACATCCTGGGCAGCGGCCATGCCACACGAGACGTCAACAGCGGCCGGAATCTGTTCTCGGCGATGCCCAGCATGCACGTGGGATGGTCGTTGTGGTGCGGGTATGCCGGGTGGTCCGCTCTACGGGGCTCACGCCCGCGATTGGCGTTGCTGCCGTGGGCCTTCCCGCTGGGTATGGCGGTGGTCGTGCTCGTCACGGGGAACCACTACGTGCTCGATATCGCCGGAAGCGTCGCGTTGCTCGTCGTCTCCATCGCTGTTGTCTCAGCCCTGGGCCGCCTCGCCAAGCGCCGGCGAACAGCCGCAGGGAGGTCGCGGGAACCTGTGCCCCTTCATCCTGCGGGCAACCAAGCTCATCAGACAACTGCCGAGTGA
- a CDS encoding response regulator transcription factor → MNAAAASPSTNAPIKVLLADDEGLVRSGFRVLLDLEDGITVVGEAANGAEAVERARATRPDVVLMDIRMPRLDGIQATAQIAETHGLEQVRVLILTTYDTDEYVFDALQAGASGFLLKDAGPAELLHAIRVVADGEALLAPRVTRRLIAQVTTRRTAAQAGEGRLAVLTQREREVLALVGRGLSNDEIGGELFLSPATARTHVSRAMTKLGARDRAQLVVIAYQTGLVGPAM, encoded by the coding sequence GTGAACGCGGCGGCCGCCTCACCGTCGACCAACGCTCCGATCAAGGTGCTGCTCGCCGACGACGAGGGTCTCGTGCGATCGGGGTTCAGGGTCCTGCTCGACCTCGAGGACGGCATCACCGTGGTGGGAGAAGCCGCCAACGGCGCCGAAGCCGTGGAACGGGCCCGCGCCACCCGCCCCGACGTCGTCCTCATGGACATCCGCATGCCCAGGCTGGACGGGATTCAAGCCACCGCCCAGATCGCCGAGACGCACGGGTTGGAGCAGGTCCGCGTCCTCATCCTCACCACCTACGACACCGACGAGTACGTCTTCGACGCCTTGCAGGCCGGTGCCAGCGGCTTCCTGCTCAAGGATGCCGGCCCGGCCGAACTCCTGCATGCCATCCGGGTGGTCGCTGATGGAGAGGCGCTGCTCGCACCGCGGGTCACCCGACGCCTCATCGCGCAGGTCACCACGCGACGGACAGCCGCGCAGGCCGGAGAGGGCCGGCTCGCGGTGCTGACCCAGCGTGAGCGCGAAGTGCTGGCCCTGGTGGGCCGGGGGTTGAGCAACGACGAGATCGGCGGGGAGTTGTTCCTCAGCCCGGCCACCGCGCGCACCCATGTCAGCCGCGCGATGACGAAACTGGGTGCGCGCGACCGTGCGCAACTGGTCGTCATCGCCTACCAAACAGGACTGGTCGGCCCGGCGATGTAG
- a CDS encoding SDR family NAD(P)-dependent oxidoreductase has protein sequence MIDGMSERTIALVTGANKGIGYEIAAGLGALGWRIGVGARDQQRRDTAVEKLRAAGTDAFGVPLDVTDDESVAAAAELIAGHAGGLDVLVNNAAITGGMPQTPTTVEPATVRAVVETNVIGVIRVTNAMLPMLRNSASPRIVNMSSSVGSFALQTTPGIDMGQVPAAYLASKTFLNALTIQYVKELSDTNILINSGCPGFTATDLNGFQGVRTPQQGAAIAIHLATLPDDGPTGGFFDDAGTVPW, from the coding sequence ATGATCGACGGCATGAGTGAACGGACGATCGCGCTGGTGACCGGCGCGAACAAGGGAATCGGATACGAGATCGCCGCAGGCCTGGGCGCCCTTGGCTGGCGAATCGGTGTGGGCGCGAGGGATCAACAACGCCGCGACACCGCGGTCGAGAAGCTGCGCGCGGCCGGGACCGATGCGTTCGGCGTGCCGCTCGACGTCACCGACGACGAAAGTGTCGCCGCCGCGGCCGAGCTGATCGCCGGCCATGCCGGAGGGCTCGACGTCCTGGTCAACAATGCCGCGATCACCGGCGGTATGCCACAGACACCGACCACGGTCGAGCCCGCGACCGTGCGAGCTGTCGTGGAAACCAACGTGATCGGCGTCATCCGGGTCACCAACGCGATGCTGCCGATGCTGCGCAACTCGGCATCACCGCGGATCGTCAACATGTCCAGCAGCGTCGGCTCGTTCGCCCTGCAAACCACACCGGGCATCGACATGGGCCAGGTTCCCGCCGCCTACTTGGCCTCGAAGACCTTCCTCAACGCCCTCACCATCCAATACGTCAAGGAACTGAGCGACACCAACATCCTGATCAACTCCGGCTGCCCCGGCTTCACCGCCACCGACCTCAACGGCTTCCAAGGCGTCCGCACACCACAACAGGGTGCGGCCATCGCGATTCACCTCGCAACCCTGCCCGACGACGGACCGACCGGCGGATTCTTCGACGACGCCGGAACGGTGCCCTGGTAA